The Falco rusticolus isolate bFalRus1 unplaced genomic scaffold, bFalRus1.pri scaffold_130_arrow_ctg1, whole genome shotgun sequence genome has a segment encoding these proteins:
- the HES7 gene encoding transcription factor HES-7, with translation MSSAAEPHGDRKLLKPLMEKRRRDRMNRSLDRLRLLLLAATCDERLRNPKVEKAEILQKTVQFLRVQPLSESSRTEELFLRRYRSGYRECLARAARFLQAIPAETPCLGLGPTAVCPPLFTAGPADTSGPPSRHGLPTLRVGPGCSGYHSYGPGYHSFGPTPGPGLGPTHRPDCGLGYRPGDGPCCPGDGPCCPGDGPGCPGHRSRCPGCHSYGPGLGPTFGPTFGPSWGTSLGPQHGPNCSSGCGPSGHEDSRQRCAKEEAPGEGGGLLGPPHHVWRPWP, from the exons CTCCTGAAGCCGCTCATGGAGAAGCGTCGCCGTGACCGCATGAACCGCAGCCTCGACCGGCTTcggctgctgctgctagcaGCCACCTGCGACGAG cgcCTCCGAAACCCCAAGGTGGAGAAGGCCGAGATCCTGCAGAAAACGGTGCAGTTCCTGCGGGTGCAGCCCCTCTCAG AGTCCTCGAGGACGGAGGAGCTGTTCCTGCGGCGCTACCGCAGCGGCTACCGGGAGTGCTTGGCCCGTGCTGCCCGTTTCCTGCAGGCCATCCCAGCAGAGACTCCTTGTCTGGGCCTGGGCCCTACGGCTGTCTGCCCCCCGCTGTTCACCGCCGGCCCTGCTGACACCTCCGGGCCCCCCAGCCGCCACGGACTGCCCACGCTGCGAGTGGGGCCCGGCTGCTCTGGTTACCACAGTTACGGGCCCGGTTACCACAGCTTTGGGCCTACTCCTGGGCCTGGTCTGGGGCCTACTCACAGGCCTGACTGCGGCCTTGGTTATCGCCCTGGCGATGGCCCCTGTTGCCCTGGCGATGGCCCCTGTTGCCCTGGCGATGGCCCTGGTTGCCCTGGCCACAGGTCCAGGTGTCCTGGTTGCCACAGTTATGGGCCTGGTCTGGGGCCTACTTTTGGGCCTACTTTTGGGCCTAGTTGGGGGACCAGCCTGGGGCCCCAGCATGGCCCTAATTGCAGCTCTGGTTGTGGCCCCAGCGGCCATGAGGACTCACGGCAGCGCTGTGCCAAGGAGGAGGCAccaggggagggtggggggctgctggggccacCCCACCATGTCTGGAGACCCTGGCCCTGA